The sequence below is a genomic window from Lolium perenne isolate Kyuss_39 chromosome 4, Kyuss_2.0, whole genome shotgun sequence.
CTTTTTGACTGCTAATTGGCCGACCAGCGTTATAGTGAAAACTTTGTACTCCCTCCAACCCGTTTTATTTGATTCGAATTTAACAATAGAACAATTTGGCCATTTTAGTTGATTCGAATTTAATAATAGAACAATTTGGTTCCGCAAATGAGATCGGGGGTGGCCCTGTTCTCTAAAGAAAAGTGGAAAGAAGGAAATTTTACATATTTATGTGTCCTGCTTGTGGTTACTGAAGCTTGGCAGCGTCAAAATTTTGTTGCCGTTCTCTTCTTTATTTCAAACTCCTCCTTCTGGTCGAATTGGTCATTTTCATAGCAGCTATCCAAACTTAGCGTGGGTGCCATGTCTGTCCCCGCTCTCAACCTCCACATTCAGTAACGTAGAAGAGACTACTGGCCAAACCACAATGAATACACTTGGCTAGGCAATCAAACGCTCAACAATTTAATAGATCCAAAACAATAATGCTCAACAGCATTCCATTAGCCTTCCGATGGATTAGAACTAGCCTTCTGTTCTGAAAGCTACTCCTTGTATATAATTTCAGCACCACCCCATCGAGCGGCAAAACTAACTATGAACAGATCGACGCCCCAACAAATGCAATCAGCCGTTGAGCACGGCGCAGTCCCGGCGTATGTTGCCGAGCGCCGGGTCCGTCTTGACCCCGACGCGGCCGAGGTTGGTCATGGCGGCGGCGAAGGCGGCGAGGAAGTCGGTGTTGTTGGCCGCCCAGTTGTCGACGAGCGGGCGCGAGCGGACGTCGGCGTAGAGCACCTGGTCGGAGCCGAGGAGGCCCATCCCCTTCTGCAGGTTGATGAAGTACTGGTTGTCGAAGACCTTGGGCGTCTCCGGGTCCAGGTCCACCGCCACGTTCACGTCCACGCCCGGCGGGCACGCCGCCAGCAGCTGCGACCCGTACCCGGGGTCCATCGTCGGGTCCGCCGCCGCCGGCTGGATCCGATCGGCGAACGTGCCGCAGTGCGCGAAACCCACCGTGTGGGCCGCTGttacaagaaaaaaaaaacatcatGTTAATATTCGAGGTTTTCTTTGTTCGCAGGCCCATGGGTTGGGAATCGGTGGGCCGAGCCCAAATTAAGTAGCTAGAAGTTTCCTCTGTTGGATATACTGGAGTACCTTTTTGGCCCTAAAAAATACATTTCTTAGGTAGGCAAAGGATATACTACAGTATACCAATAATACAACGGCTGACCTTTCTTTCACGTGCAAGCAAGGTTCTCCAATCTCCAGCTATCCTAGTCTCCACAGTTTGACTCATTTTAGATCTACCTACTGACCACACCGTGACCAGCTACTGTCAAGGTCTGTTAATCTGGATAAATAAATACTGGCTTGCTCTGCTCTAATCTGCTGCTAACGATAAAACACAATTTGGGCAGTCCCAGCAAATCTCTCGAGCAGCACACAGAATCCAGCCCTTTTGCTTGGCTTTGTGTCAAGTAGGGTTGCAAGACacgaaacaaaagcacatggagcGGCAGTACCACCCTGCCACGACCAGTACAGCAAGCAGGCAAGCGGCTAAAGTAATTCCGGCCCGGGGGTGGCCGGTGGCGGTTAGTGAAAGCTCTTTTCAATAAATAATTGCTCACCGGAGAGGGCAACCATGTCGGCCTGCGAGAGGTTGTTGGCGGCGAAGATGGCCGTGAGCTGGTCCAGGTTGAAGGACGGCGGCGGCAGGTTCCCGTCGACGCTGGCCGACGTCGAGCTCAGCCCGTCCAGCCTCCCCAGCTCCACCGGGTACTCCGGGCCGCCGGCCTACGCACAAACACAGCAAAAAATGTGGAGCTTTCAGAGACCTTGATTGATTAATGTAGTCCTCCTCGAAAGCTCCAATGCTTTTTTTGGTAGATCTCGAGAGAAAGCTTAAAAGTGCGCGTACCAAGGCGATGACATCCCGGGTGGCCATGGTGAGGATGTCCGCGCACGACACCTGGTTGGCGCACTGCGGCACCGCGTCGACCGCCGCCTTGGCCTGGATGACGGTGTCGAAGCCGTCGCCGGCCAGGGACTTGTTGGCCGGGTTGTCCTTCTCCGACGTGTTGTTCCCTGACGAAACGATGATGACCGACGCGTCGCACCCCTGCGGTACAGTCGTCGTCACTCGTGAGGTGCCACACAAACAGAGACAGGCAGTAGGCAGAGGATTGAAATGCAGAGGCAGGGCAACTGGGGAACGCAGGACAGACAAACAGGGGATTGGCGAAATGCAGGATGCAGGGGGACGAACCTGGACGAAGCAGTCGTGGAAGAATAGGCGGACGGTGGCGCCGACGGCGACTGGAGTCTGCTGGACCTTGAGCGTCACGGCGTCGCGCACGATCTTCTCGACGCCGGGGCAGATGGTGTCGTAGTAGGTCGCGCTGAGCTGCTGCGCCGCGCAGCGCAtcatgccgccgccgccggcagccgCGAGCAACGCCAGGAGCGCCGCCAAGATCCTGATCCCGGCGCCCATCCCGCCGCTTTAGCTAGCTCTGACCCGCGCCGGCCTGCCTGCCTCTACTCGATCTGGTCGCGTCCTCGAGGCGCAAGCGGCTTATGGACGCTAGCGCGCGGCGGGACGGCGGCACGCGGCGGTACTAGGAGGAGGTGGCTAGTTGATGATGACGAGGCCAGTGAGCGTCGTCGAGGCTGCGTGGTGTGTGTGGCTGGCGTAGTTATTGTGGGTTATCGAGTGATGTAGAAGCCAAGATTTCTCGGAGTGGTGACGGGCGAGTGGGTTTGTGACTGTGCCTGCGGTgggggaggtggcggcggcgcacCGTGATACCGATCGACGGTGGCGTGCGCTTTAAGATCCGTGCACGCAACGCCGCGCTCAACCACGTGGACACCCTGACCCGGCCACCCAGGGGCGGCTCGTCGCCATGAACGGACACGAGCTCGTCACGGACATCCAACTATTCGGCCTGGACGCTTGCAGCGGGAACATGTGTGTACGAGTAGGACCTCCAACCCCCACATGGCGCATACCGGGGTTGGTGGGCTCCTGCATATGCTCTGTGCGATAAAGCTATTTTTGAGGTTATGCACCGCCGTTACGGCTCGATTTTTTTTTAATAATACGATATTTTTGTTAATTTTTCATAATAATACACGCTTTTTAAGAAATTGAAAAACTTTGCTGCCTTGGCTGGCTGCCAACCGACCGCGCCTGGTCAGTGTGCCACCCGTCGACAACGGGT
It includes:
- the LOC127292719 gene encoding peroxidase 35 isoform X1, coding for MGAGIRILAALLALLAAAGGGGMMRCAAQQLSATYYDTICPGVEKIVRDAVTLKVQQTPVAVGATVRLFFHDCFVQVRPPASCISPIPCLSVLRSPVALPLHFNPLPTACLCLCGTSRVTTTVPQGCDASVIIVSSGNNTSEKDNPANKSLAGDGFDTVIQAKAAVDAVPQCANQVSCADILTMATRDVIALAGGPEYPVELGRLDGLSSTSASVDGNLPPPSFNLDQLTAIFAANNLSQADMVALSAAHTVGFAHCGTFADRIQPAAADPTMDPGYGSQLLAACPPGVDVNVAVDLDPETPKVFDNQYFINLQKGMGLLGSDQVLYADVRSRPLVDNWAANNTDFLAAFAAAMTNLGRVGVKTDPALGNIRRDCAVLNG
- the LOC127292719 gene encoding peroxidase 35 isoform X2, which produces MGAGIRILAALLALLAAAGGGGMMRCAAQQLSATYYDTICPGVEKIVRDAVTLKVQQTPVAVGATVRLFFHDCFVQGCDASVIIVSSGNNTSEKDNPANKSLAGDGFDTVIQAKAAVDAVPQCANQVSCADILTMATRDVIALAGGPEYPVELGRLDGLSSTSASVDGNLPPPSFNLDQLTAIFAANNLSQADMVALSAAHTVGFAHCGTFADRIQPAAADPTMDPGYGSQLLAACPPGVDVNVAVDLDPETPKVFDNQYFINLQKGMGLLGSDQVLYADVRSRPLVDNWAANNTDFLAAFAAAMTNLGRVGVKTDPALGNIRRDCAVLNG